One Marasmius oreades isolate 03SP1 chromosome 2, whole genome shotgun sequence DNA segment encodes these proteins:
- a CDS encoding uncharacterized protein (BUSCO:EOG09264OQ8), whose amino-acid sequence MSEEPLFDPSLKKRKKKAVAFTEDPLGPDADPTTPAPESIDNTTTTGEEVDLGPTTAHEQMKEKEEGEEDFKAMFGDLKKKKKKKDIPMDLGDGDSGTATPTTAAPAPAATEDLDFSDLKKKKKSSKKKANLEAFEKELNESKTKNEDEDEDDEHQPKPILDDDGDLGEDPFAQPDAPTGMESGNEAWLGSDRDYLYPELLTRFYTHLHAANPALLSSTSGKRYTIAPPSIHREGTKKTIFANISDICKRMHRQPEHVIQFLFSEMGTNGSVDGEGRLVIKGRFQQKQVENVLRRYIVEYVTCKTCKSPDTLLTKENRIFFMSCESCGSRRSVNAIKSGFQAQVGKRSKNRPA is encoded by the exons ATGTCAGAAGAACCTCTATTCGATCCTTCCCtcaaaaaaaggaaaaagaaAGCCGTAGCCTTCACTGAAGACCCTCTAGGTCCCGATGCAGATCCCACAACCCCTGCGCCAGAAAGCATCGATAACACAACGACGACTGGAGAGGAAGTTGATCTTGGACCTACGACTGCTCACGAGCaaatgaaggagaaggaagagggtGAGGAAGATTTCAAGGCCATGTTTGGGgacttgaagaagaagaaaaagaagaaggatatTCCGATGGACTTG GGTGACGGCGACTCTGGTACAGCGACGCCAACTACAGCAGCTCCAGCTCCAGCTGCAACTGAAGATCTCGATTTTTCTGATCTCAAG aaaaagaagaaatcgtccaagaagaaagccaATTTGGAGGCGTTCGAGAAAGAGCTAAACGAATCTAAAACCAAAaacgaggatgaagatgaagacgatgaacatCAACCCAAGCCCATCCTTGATGATGACGGTGACTTGGGTGAAGATCCGTTCGCTCAACCCGATGCACCTACGGGCATGGAATCCGGGAATGAAGCATGGTTAGGGAGCGACAGAGATTATTTATATCCTGAG CTGCTTACGAGGTTCTATACACATCTTCACGCTGCCAATCCTGCTCTTCTGTCGAGCACTTCAGGGAAACGATACACGATTGCGCCTCCTTCCATTCACCGTGAAGGAACGAAAAAGACGATCTTTGCGAATATTTCGGATATTTGCAAGAGGATGCATCGTCAG CCCGAGCACGTTATACAATTCCTCTTTTCGGAAATGGGTACGAATGGAAGTGTAGATGGGGAAGGGAGACTGGTCATCAAGGGAAGGTTCCAACAGAAACAGGTGGAGAACGTTTTGAGGAGGTATATTG TGGAGTACGTTACATGCAAGACGTGCAAATCTCCCGACACGCTGTTGACGAAGGAGAACCGAATTTTCTTCATGTCGTGCGAGAGCTGTGGAAGTAGACGTAGTGTCAATGCTATCAAGAGTGGGTTCCAGGCCCAGGTTGGGAAGAGAAGTAAAAACAGGCCTGCGTAG